One Streptomyces sp. NBC_00223 genomic window carries:
- a CDS encoding peptidoglycan-binding protein, giving the protein MSIPVFEDVEPLPACGCEGCARRRLTDSLDRRSGGVTVTGAARAAVLAAVTGTALSGGAAVAVAAAPTPAGVTAFTTGGSRAVPSTAAPLRLTRAQILDRAGTWVAAKVPYSMTAYWKDGYRQDCSGFVSMAWGLGVSAWTGNLADYGVRITRDELRPGDILLFHNAAAPTSGSHVVVFGGWTNTAHTAYTGYEQTVPATRVRATPYAYWSNSAKYIPYRYKYLAGSGSSAPTGNSDGYPGAAAFGPGADNANVTRLGTMLIGRGAATYYKTGAGPRWSQADGNATAAFQRAQGWTGGDADGRPGPATWRYLVSHLGKDIGGGARVPGPAVPPYPGLAVFRPGRTDDAVLALGRQLVAKGFGKNYRLGPGRSWSEADRRNVEAFQRAQGWSGRDADGYPGPETWRRLFS; this is encoded by the coding sequence ATGTCCATACCGGTGTTCGAAGACGTCGAACCGCTGCCCGCCTGCGGTTGTGAAGGCTGCGCGCGCCGCCGTCTCACCGACTCGCTGGACCGCCGATCCGGTGGTGTCACCGTCACCGGAGCGGCCCGCGCGGCCGTGCTGGCCGCCGTCACCGGCACCGCGCTGAGCGGCGGGGCCGCCGTCGCGGTCGCCGCCGCTCCCACGCCCGCCGGGGTCACCGCCTTCACCACCGGCGGCTCCCGGGCCGTACCGTCCACCGCCGCTCCGCTCCGGCTCACCCGCGCGCAGATCCTGGACCGCGCCGGGACATGGGTGGCCGCCAAGGTGCCGTACAGCATGACCGCGTACTGGAAGGACGGCTACCGGCAGGACTGCTCGGGCTTCGTCTCGATGGCCTGGGGCCTGGGCGTCAGCGCCTGGACCGGCAATCTGGCCGACTACGGGGTACGGATCACCCGCGACGAACTGCGACCCGGGGACATCCTGCTCTTCCACAACGCGGCCGCCCCGACCAGCGGTTCGCATGTCGTCGTCTTCGGCGGCTGGACCAACACCGCGCACACCGCGTACACCGGCTACGAACAGACCGTGCCCGCCACCCGGGTACGGGCCACCCCGTACGCGTACTGGTCGAACTCCGCGAAGTACATCCCCTACCGCTACAAGTACCTGGCGGGCAGCGGCAGTTCGGCCCCCACGGGGAACTCCGACGGCTACCCGGGCGCCGCCGCCTTCGGACCCGGCGCGGACAACGCGAACGTCACCCGGCTCGGCACCATGCTGATCGGCCGAGGCGCCGCCACCTACTACAAGACCGGCGCCGGGCCCCGGTGGAGCCAGGCCGACGGCAACGCCACCGCCGCCTTCCAGCGCGCCCAGGGCTGGACGGGCGGCGACGCCGACGGGCGGCCGGGGCCCGCCACCTGGCGCTATCTGGTCAGCCATCTCGGGAAGGACATCGGCGGCGGCGCCCGCGTCCCGGGCCCGGCCGTACCGCCCTACCCGGGGCTCGCGGTCTTCCGGCCCGGCCGGACCGACGACGCCGTGCTCGCCCTCGGCCGGCAGCTGGTCGCCAAGGGCTTCGGCAAGAACTACCGCCTCGGGCCCGGCCGTAGCTGGTCCGAGGCGGACCGGCGCAATGTGGAGGCGTTCCAGCGCGCCCAGGGCTGGTCGGGCCGCGACGCGGACGGCTATCCCGGGCCCGAGACCTGGAGGCGACTGTTCTCGTGA
- a CDS encoding SPFH domain-containing protein, producing MTPPSAAPAAAVPPRASVEDTLADTTVLAVLPGQSHRPDALSDTLPVERPGPCLPGWVAGITALTAAGAAGWLLWRAGVLPGRVAGHAWLPRSPRRGSGGGLWSGVLLLAAVAVFASGGLARGRPGRVLVLTRRGAYHGTVRRTGLLWISPLLRRRRVDVALRHWRSGPIEAVDGYGTPLRVTVLLVWRVRDTARAVFAVDDHARFLREQVEAAVALAAARHPADDFSAETPTLRDCGALADRLGRWLAAELRAVGIEVFSATPVRVDYAPEVAAVMRKARVAALEAKRRRAVLDDVLCAVGEVVRGISDRGIVRLDEYERKALVRDLTVAFLSRPPGPVASDAGRAE from the coding sequence GTGACACCACCGTCGGCCGCACCCGCTGCCGCCGTGCCGCCGAGGGCTTCCGTCGAGGACACCCTCGCCGACACCACGGTCCTGGCGGTGCTGCCCGGGCAGAGCCACCGGCCCGACGCGCTGTCCGACACCCTGCCCGTCGAACGGCCCGGACCCTGCCTGCCCGGGTGGGTCGCCGGGATCACCGCCCTGACCGCCGCCGGCGCGGCCGGCTGGCTGCTCTGGCGGGCCGGGGTCCTGCCCGGCCGCGTCGCCGGGCACGCCTGGCTGCCGCGCTCACCGCGCCGGGGCAGCGGCGGCGGCCTGTGGAGCGGGGTACTGCTGCTCGCGGCGGTCGCCGTCTTCGCGTCCGGCGGGCTGGCCCGGGGGAGACCCGGCCGGGTGCTCGTACTGACCCGCCGAGGGGCGTACCACGGCACCGTACGGCGGACCGGACTGCTGTGGATCAGCCCGCTGCTGCGCCGCCGCCGGGTCGACGTGGCCCTGCGGCACTGGCGCAGCGGGCCGATCGAGGCGGTCGACGGGTACGGGACGCCGCTGCGGGTCACCGTGCTGCTGGTCTGGCGGGTGCGGGACACCGCGCGGGCGGTCTTCGCCGTGGACGACCACGCCCGCTTTCTGCGGGAGCAGGTCGAGGCGGCGGTCGCCCTGGCCGCGGCCCGGCACCCGGCGGACGACTTCTCGGCGGAGACACCGACACTGCGGGACTGCGGGGCGCTCGCGGACCGGCTCGGGCGATGGCTCGCGGCCGAGCTGCGGGCGGTCGGGATCGAGGTCTTCTCGGCCACGCCGGTACGGGTGGACTACGCGCCGGAAGTGGCGGCGGTGATGCGGAAGGCGCGGGTGGCCGCGCTGGAGGCGAAGCGGAGGAGGGCCGTGCTGGACGATGTGCTCTGCGCCGTGGGGGAGGTCGTGCGGGGGATCTCCGATCGGGGGATCGTGCGGCTCGACGAGTACGAGCGGAAGGCGCTTGTGCGCGATCTGACCGTGGCGTTTCTTTCCCGCCCGCCCGGCCCTGTGGCCTCAGATGCCGGCCGGGCTGAGTAA